The following coding sequences are from one Mus pahari chromosome X, PAHARI_EIJ_v1.1, whole genome shotgun sequence window:
- the Zmym3 gene encoding zinc finger MYM-type protein 3 isoform X1, which translates to MDPSDFPSPFDPLTLPEKPLAGDLPVDMEFGEDLLESQTAPSRGWAPPGPSPSSGALDLLDTPSGLEKDPGGVLDGATELLGLGGLLYKAPSPPEVDHGPEGTLAWDSGEQTLEPGPGCQTPEVMPPDPGAGASPPSPEGLLEPLAPDSPIILESPHIEEEEIPPLATRRRGSPGQEEEHTQGQPQSPNAPPSPSVGETLGDGINSSQSKPGVSNPAAHPSLPGDGLTGKETEKPPERVQKRSERVRRAEPPKPEVVDSTESIPVSDEDSDAMVDDPNDEDFVPFRPRRSPRMSLRSSMAQRAGRSSMGTKMSCAHCRTPLQKGQTAYQRKGLPQLFCSSSCLTTYSKKPLGRKTCTFCKKEIWNTKDSVVVQTGPGGSFHEFCTSVCLSLYEAQQQRPIPQSGDPADATRCSICQKTGEVLHEVSNGSVVHRLCSDSCFSKFRANKGLKTNCCDQCGAYIYARPGGLGPELLFHDGQQKRFCNTTCLGAYKKKNTRVYPCVWCKTLCKNFEMLSHVDRNGKTSLFCSLCCTTSYKVKQAGLTGPPRPCSFCRRSLSDPCYYNKVDRTVYQFCSPSCWTKFQHTSPEGGIHLSCHYCHSLFSGKPEVLEWQDQVFQFCCRDCCEDFKRLRGVVSQCEHCRQEKLLHEKLRFSGVEKSFCSEGCVLLYKQDFTKKLGLCCITCTYCSQTCQRGVTEQLDGSTWDFCSEDCKTKYLLWYCKAARCHACKRQGKLLETIHWRGQIRHFCNQQCLLRFYSQQNQPNLDTQSGPESLLNSQSSESKPQTPSQTKVETNNNTVRTPEENGNLGKTPVKRATPSVPTPPPPPPPATPRKNKAAMCKPLMQNRGVSCKVEMKSKGSQTEEWKPQVIVLPIPVPIFVPVPMHLYCQKVPVPFSMPIPVPVPMFLPTTLESTEKIVETIEELKVKIPSNPLEADILAMAEMIAEAEELDKASSDLCDLVSNQSAEGLLEDCDLFGTARDDVLAMAVKMANVLDEPGQDLEADFPKNPLDINPSVDFLFDCGLVGPEDVSTEQDLPRAMRKGQKRLMLSESCSRDSLSSQPSCTGLNYSYGVNAWKCWVQSKYANGETSKGDELRFGPKPMRIKEDILACSAAELNYGLAQFVREITRPNGERYEPDSIYYLCLGIQQYLLENNRMVNIFTDLYYLTFVQELNKSLSTWQPTLLPNNTVFSRVEEEHLWECKQLGVYSPFVLLNTLMFFNTKFFGLQTAEEHMQLSFTNVVRQSRKCTTPRGTTKVVSIRYYAPVRQRKGRDTGPGKRKREDETILEQRENRMNPLRCPVKFYEFYLSKCPESLRTRNDVFYLQPERSCIAESPLWYSVIPMDRSMLESMLNRILAVREIYEELGRPGEEDLD; encoded by the exons ATGGACCCCAGTGATTTCCCCAGTCCATTTGACCCATTGACCCTGCCAGAGAAGCCCCTGGCTGGAGACCTTCCAGTAGACATGGAATTTGGAGAGGATCTGCTGGAATCTCAGACTGCCCCAAGTCGAGGATGGGCTCCCCCAGGTCCGTCTCCATCCTCTGGAGCCCTGGACCTGCTTGATACCCCTTCTGGCCTGGAGAAGGACCCTGGAGGAGTTCTGGATGGAGCCACTGAGCTACTGGGGCTGGGGGGGCTACTCTATAAAGCCCCTTCCCCCCCAGAGGTGGACCATGGTCCTGAGGGGACCCTTGCATGGGATTCGGGGGAGCAGACCCTAGAGCCTGGACCAGGGTGTCAAACCCCTGAGGTGATGCCACCTGATCCAGGGGCTGGGGCCAGTCCCCCTTCACCTGAGGGGCTACTAGAACCTTTGGCTCCAGATTCTCCAATAATCCTGGAGTCTCCTCATATTGAAGAGGAGGAGATACCCCCCTTAGCTACAAGGAGAAGGGGCTCCCctgggcaggaggaggagcataCCCAAGGGCAGCCACAGAGCCCCAATGCACCCCCTAGCCCTTCAGTGGGAGAGACTCTGGGGGATGGCATCAACAGTTCTCAGAGCAAACCTGGGGTATCTAACCCTGCTGCACATCCTTCTTTGCCAG GAGATGGCCTGACTGGGAAGGAGACTGAGAAGCCGCCTGAGAGG GTACAGAAGAGAAGCGAGCGCGTTAGAAGAGCAGAACCTCCAAAGCCTGAGGTTGTGGACTCCACTGAGAGCA TTCCAGTGTCAGATGAGGATTCTGATGCCATGGTAGATGACCCCAATGATGAGGACTTTGTGCCATTCCGGCCCCGGCGCTCTCCTCGCATGTCCCTGCGCTCAAGTATGGCACAAAGGGCTGGGCGCTCTTCAATGGGCACCAAGATGTCTTGTGCACATTGCCGGACACCACTGCAGAAGGGGCAGACGGCCTATCAGCGCAAGGGGTTGCCTCAGCTCTTCTGTTCTTCATCTTGTCTCACTACTTACTCCAAGAAGCCCTTGGGCAGAAAGACCTGTACCTTCTGCAAGAA GGAGATCTGGAACACCAAGGACTCAGTTGTGGTACAGACTGGTCCAGGAGGCTCCTTCCATGAGTTCtgcacatctgtctgtctctctctctatgagGCCCAGCAGCAGCGCCCAATCCCCCAGTCTGGGGATCCTGCCGATGCCACTCGCTGCAGCATATGCCAGAAGACTGGAGAG GTTCTTCATGAGGTCAGCAATGGCAGCGTGGTGCACCGACTCTGCAGCGATTCTTGCTTCTCCAAATTCCGAGCCAACAAGGGACTGAAAACCAACTGTTGTGACCAGTGTGGGGCTTACATCTATGCCAGGCCTGGGGGCCTTGGCCCAGAGCTCCTGTTCCATGATGGTCAACAAAAGCGGTTTTGCAACACAACGTGCTTGGGGGCATACAAGAAG AAAAACACACGTGTGTACCCATGTGTCTGGTGCAAGACCCTGTGTAAGAACTTTGAGATGCTATCACATGTGGATCGTAATGGCAAGACCAGCTTGTTCTGTTCCCTGTGCTGTACCACTTCTTACAAAGTGAAGCAGGCAGGGCTCACTG GCCCTCCCCGACCCTGCAGCTTCTGCCGCCGCAGCCTCTCTGACCCTTGTTACTACAACAAAGTTGATCGCACAGTCTACCAGTTCTGCAGCCCCAGCTGCTGGACCAAGTTCCAG caTACTAGCCCTGAGGGGGGCATTCACCTGAGCTGTCACTACTGCCATAGCCTCTTCAGTGGCAAGCCTGAGGTCTTGGAGTGGCAG GACCAGGTCTTCCAGTTCTGCTGCCGTGATTGCTGTGAGGACTTCAAGCGCCTTCGGGGTGTGGTATCCCAGTGTGAGCACTGCCGGCAGGAAAAGCTCCTGCATGAGAAACTTCGATTCAGTGGGGTAGAGAAAAGCTTCTGCAGTGAAG gCTGTGTACTGCTGTACAAGCAAGATTTTACGAAGAAGCTAGGCTTATGCTGTATCACGTGCACTTACTGCTCCCAAACCTGTCAGCGTGGAGTCACCGAGCAACTGGACGGCAGCACCTGGGACTTTTGCAGCGAGGACTGTAAGACCAAGTACCTGTTATGGTACTGCAAG GCTGCCCGGTGCCATGCCTGTAAGCGCCAGGGGAAGCTGCTGGAAACGATCCACTGGCGTGGGCAAATCCGTCATTTCTGCAACCAACAGTGTCTGCTGCGTTTCTACAGCCAGCAGAACCAACCCAACTTGGATACCCAGAGTGGGCCAGAAAGCCTCCTGAACA GTCAGTCTTCTGAGTCCAAGCCCCAGACACCCTCTCAAACCAAAGTGGAAACCAACAACAACACAGTGAGGACCCCAGAGGAGAATGGGAATTTGGGCAAG ACTCCTGTGAAGAGAGCAACTCCAAGTGtgcccacccctccaccccctccacccccggCAACACCCCGCAAAAACAAAGCTGCCATGTGTAAGCCACTGATGCAGAACCGGGGTGTCTCCTGCAAGGTGGAAATGAAGTCCAAAGGAAGTCAGACAG AAGAGTGGAAGCCACAAGTGATTGTGCTGCCCATCCCAGTGCCCATATTTGTGCCAGTGCCTATGCATCTATACTGCCAGAAAGTCCCGGTGCCTTTCTCAATGCCTATCCCG GTGCCTGTGCCCATGTTCTTGCCCACTACCTTGGAGAGCACAGAGAAGATCGTGGAGACCATTGAGGAGCTGAAGGTGAAGATCCCTTCCAACCCCTTGGAGGCTGACATCCTGGCCATGGCAGAGATGATTGCAGAGGCTGAAGAGTTAGACAAAGCCTCCTCGGATCTTTGTG atctTGTGAGCAACCAGAGTGCAGAGGGACTTCTGGAAGACTGTGACCTGTTTGGGACAGCTCGGGATGATGTCCTGGCCATGGCTGTTAAGATGGCTAATGTCTTAGATGAGCCTGGGCAAGACTTGGAGGCTGATTTCCCCAAGA ATCCTTTGGACATTAACCCAAGTGTAGACTTCCTCTTTGATTGTGGCCTTGTAGGGCCTGAGGATGTATCTACTGAACAGGACCTTCCTAGAGCCATGAGGAAG GGTCAAAAGAGGCTGATGCTTTCTGAAAGCTGCTCCAGGGACTCTCTGAGCAGCCAGCCTAGTTGTACTGGTCTCAACTATTCATACGGTGTCAATGCTTGGAAATGCTGGGTCCAGTCAAAATACGCCAATGGAGAGACCAGCAAAGGTGATGAGCTACGCTTTGGCC CCAAACCCATGCGTATCAAGGAGGATATTCTCGCCTGTTCAGCTGCTGAGCTCAACTATGGTCTGGCCCAGTTCGTGAGAGAAATCACTCGACCCAATGGTGAACGATATGAACCTGACAGTATCTACTACCTGTGTCTCGGCATTCAGCAG tattTGCTGGAAAATAACCGAATGGTGAACATTTTCACGGACCTTTACTACTTGACTTTCGTTCAAGAACTCAACAAGTCCCTGAGTACCTGGCAGCCCACACTCCTCCCCAACA ATACTGTATTCTCCCGTGTGGAGGAAGAACACCTCTGGGAGTGCAAGCAACTGGGAGTTTATTCTCCCTTTGTCCTCCTCAACACCCTCATGTTCTTCAACACTAAGTTTTTTGGACTGCAGACAGCTGAGGAACACATGCAGCTCTCTTTCACTAATGTGGTACGGCAGTCTCGCAAGTGTACCACGCCTCGGGGCACCACCAAGGTGGTGAGCATCCGCTACTATGCCCCAGTCCGACAGAGGAAAGGGCGAG ACACAGGTCCTGGGAAACGAAAAAGAGAAGATGAAACTATCTTAGAGCAGCGTGAGAATCGCATGAATCCCCTCCGCTGCCCCGTCAAGTTCTATGAGTTCTATCTCTCAAAATG TCCTGAAAGCCTCCGGACTCGAAATGATGTGTTCTATCTGCAACCTGAGCGCTCCTGCATTGCTGAATCACCTCTCTGGTATTCTGTGATTCCCATGGACCGAAGCATGTTAGAGAGCATGCTCAATCGCATTTTAGCTGTGCGTGAGATTTATGAGGAACTTGGTCGTCCTGGGGAAGAAGACCTAGACTGA
- the Zmym3 gene encoding zinc finger MYM-type protein 3 isoform X6: MDPSDFPSPFDPLTLPEKPLAGDLPVDMEFGEDLLESQTAPSRGWAPPGPSPSSGALDLLDTPSGLEKDPGGVLDGATELLGLGGLLYKAPSPPEVDHGPEGTLAWDSGEQTLEPGPGCQTPEVMPPDPGAGASPPSPEGLLEPLAPDSPIILESPHIEEEEIPPLATRRRGSPGQEEEHTQGQPQSPNAPPSPSVGETLGDGINSSQSKPGVSNPAAHPSLPGDGLTGKETEKPPERVQKRSERVRRAEPPKPEVVDSTESRRSGTPRTQLWYRLVQEAPSMSSAHLSVSLSMRPSSSAQSPSLGILPMPLAAAYARRLERFFMRSAMAAWCTDSAAILASPNSEPTRD, from the exons ATGGACCCCAGTGATTTCCCCAGTCCATTTGACCCATTGACCCTGCCAGAGAAGCCCCTGGCTGGAGACCTTCCAGTAGACATGGAATTTGGAGAGGATCTGCTGGAATCTCAGACTGCCCCAAGTCGAGGATGGGCTCCCCCAGGTCCGTCTCCATCCTCTGGAGCCCTGGACCTGCTTGATACCCCTTCTGGCCTGGAGAAGGACCCTGGAGGAGTTCTGGATGGAGCCACTGAGCTACTGGGGCTGGGGGGGCTACTCTATAAAGCCCCTTCCCCCCCAGAGGTGGACCATGGTCCTGAGGGGACCCTTGCATGGGATTCGGGGGAGCAGACCCTAGAGCCTGGACCAGGGTGTCAAACCCCTGAGGTGATGCCACCTGATCCAGGGGCTGGGGCCAGTCCCCCTTCACCTGAGGGGCTACTAGAACCTTTGGCTCCAGATTCTCCAATAATCCTGGAGTCTCCTCATATTGAAGAGGAGGAGATACCCCCCTTAGCTACAAGGAGAAGGGGCTCCCctgggcaggaggaggagcataCCCAAGGGCAGCCACAGAGCCCCAATGCACCCCCTAGCCCTTCAGTGGGAGAGACTCTGGGGGATGGCATCAACAGTTCTCAGAGCAAACCTGGGGTATCTAACCCTGCTGCACATCCTTCTTTGCCAG GAGATGGCCTGACTGGGAAGGAGACTGAGAAGCCGCCTGAGAGG GTACAGAAGAGAAGCGAGCGCGTTAGAAGAGCAGAACCTCCAAAGCCTGAGGTTGTGGACTCCACTGAGAGCA GGAGATCTGGAACACCAAGGACTCAGTTGTGGTACAGACTGGTCCAGGAGGCTCCTTCCATGAGTTCtgcacatctgtctgtctctctctctatgagGCCCAGCAGCAGCGCCCAATCCCCCAGTCTGGGGATCCTGCCGATGCCACTCGCTGCAGCATATGCCAGAAGACTGGAGAG GTTCTTCATGAGGTCAGCAATGGCAGCGTGGTGCACCGACTCTGCAGCGATTCTTGCTTCTCCAAATTCCGAGCCAACAAGGGACTGA